In a genomic window of Patescibacteria group bacterium:
- a CDS encoding PadR family transcriptional regulator, with amino-acid sequence MNKRNRTKYTVLGMLALSDHTGYEIVKMIESSTNYFWSESEGQIYPALALCVKEKLATCKEETSQKIQRIKKIYSITTKGRNELSNWLKKEPQATLVRNELLLKLFFGKNMEAKDNLHHVIHSQKALEEEINTFLKIRKKLIHEYNQSPHLKYWLITLDFGLRTAKAQLTWCKETIKVLESE; translated from the coding sequence ATGAACAAGCGAAACAGAACCAAATACACTGTACTCGGCATGCTAGCTTTAAGCGATCATACAGGGTACGAAATTGTCAAAATGATTGAAAGCAGCACCAACTATTTTTGGTCTGAAAGCGAAGGACAAATTTATCCTGCCTTAGCCCTGTGCGTAAAAGAAAAGCTTGCAACCTGTAAGGAAGAAACATCACAAAAAATACAGAGAATAAAAAAAATCTATTCTATTACCACAAAAGGACGAAATGAACTGAGCAATTGGCTAAAAAAAGAGCCACAGGCAACACTGGTACGAAACGAGCTCTTATTGAAATTATTTTTTGGCAAAAATATGGAAGCTAAAGATAACCTTCATCATGTGATACATTCACAAAAAGCACTAGAGGAAGAAATAAACACCTTTCTTAAAATACGTAAAAAATTAATCCACGAATATAACCAATCACCTCATCTAAAATATTGGCTAATTACCTTGGATTTTGGACTAAGAACTGCTAAAGCACAATTGACTTGGTGTAAAGAGACAATCAAGGTGTTAGAATCAGAGTAG
- a CDS encoding zinc-binding dehydrogenase, producing MHTYRRLSYILFAWGRKLGETVFVLLNQQQLSKIAQLLEQGLLKPHASAIFPLNQAAKAHQLVESGHTKGKIVLEIE from the coding sequence ATGCATACCTACAGAAGGCTATCTTACATACTCTTTGCGTGGGGGAGAAAGCTTGGTGAAACAGTTTTTGTATTGCTAAATCAACAACAGCTTTCAAAAATAGCTCAGTTATTGGAGCAAGGTCTTCTTAAACCCCATGCATCAGCCATTTTTCCGCTAAATCAAGCAGCCAAGGCACATCAACTCGTTGAATCAGGTCATACTAAAGGTAAAATTGTTCTTGAGATTGAATAG
- a CDS encoding ATP-grasp domain-containing protein, with protein MKKIIIIETSDVGAAHTAEASKKLGYEPVFIFTPSNYQADTYNQLIKYPHYECSDTTQLEPLIKTIDANNIQNIAAVITMLDSRLNISYQLADFLKVSGIDKAIITLSDKAKVAELISEYSPLTVIFNKHDIPYRCLEKLFSKNEKLIIKPTQGAGALGMFMLNSIEELKQLSNLIEKTNLQTLIHGHWIAQPLLPGRLISLEGYAIGGKANFIGFTARQKVGNTESINHFPANNFLTDKAIKTAYAAINTLVQRSAYKNGYFHAEFIVNQDDCHLIDANFGRVGGGGIAQQLAMSYQKNPTDLFCHLINTSIFGEIHNHSDLYAIEPIKTLSINYGLQETSVLTNLILPNHFHGLHTQILNNGAIVPKMGINNWSWLSIAVGYPRELLNSLNEIQIVTDRGNFKPFYLEGGMAHIERIDEYLPQL; from the coding sequence ATGAAAAAAATAATCATTATTGAAACATCAGACGTTGGTGCAGCACATACAGCGGAAGCTAGCAAAAAGTTGGGCTATGAACCGGTGTTTATATTCACGCCATCTAACTACCAAGCAGATACTTATAATCAACTTATAAAATACCCCCATTATGAATGTAGTGACACCACGCAATTAGAACCGCTCATTAAAACCATAGACGCTAATAACATTCAAAATATAGCTGCGGTAATTACTATGTTAGATAGCCGATTAAATATCAGTTATCAACTGGCTGACTTTTTAAAAGTATCCGGCATAGACAAAGCGATTATAACCTTAAGCGACAAAGCTAAAGTAGCCGAATTAATTTCGGAATATAGTCCACTCACAGTGATTTTTAATAAGCACGATATTCCTTATCGTTGTTTAGAAAAATTGTTCTCTAAAAATGAAAAATTAATTATTAAGCCCACCCAGGGTGCCGGCGCACTGGGCATGTTTATGCTTAACTCCATTGAAGAGTTAAAGCAACTGTCCAATTTAATTGAAAAGACCAATTTGCAAACATTAATTCATGGTCATTGGATAGCCCAGCCCTTACTGCCAGGGCGCTTAATCAGCCTTGAAGGATATGCCATCGGAGGAAAAGCTAACTTTATTGGATTTACCGCCAGACAAAAAGTAGGCAATACTGAATCAATAAATCATTTTCCAGCAAATAATTTTCTAACTGACAAAGCCATAAAAACAGCCTATGCAGCAATTAATACCCTGGTGCAAAGATCAGCATATAAAAATGGATATTTTCATGCAGAATTCATAGTTAACCAAGACGATTGTCACCTGATTGATGCTAACTTTGGTAGGGTAGGTGGTGGCGGCATTGCGCAACAATTGGCCATGTCTTACCAAAAAAATCCTACTGATTTATTCTGCCATCTGATTAACACCAGTATTTTTGGAGAAATACATAATCATTCAGATTTATATGCAATAGAACCTATAAAAACACTTTCGATAAATTACGGTCTGCAAGAAACTTCCGTGCTTACTAATTTAATTTTACCCAATCATTTCCATGGCTTGCACACCCAGATTTTAAATAATGGCGCTATTGTTCCTAAAATGGGTATTAATAATTGGTCTTGGCTATCCATTGCAGTGGGATATCCAAGAGAACTTTTAAACAGTTTAAATGAAATTCAGATTGTGACGGATAGAGGAAATTTTAAACCTTTCTATTTGGAAGGTGGGATGGCTCATATTGAGAGGATAGATGAGTATTTACCACAATTATGA